One stretch of Candidatus Acidiferrales bacterium DNA includes these proteins:
- the clpP gene encoding ATP-dependent Clp endopeptidase proteolytic subunit ClpP has product MKPEQDDSGVRAMLIPMVVEQTNRGERAYDIYSRLLRDNIIFIGTPVDDHVANLVTAQMLFLEAEDPEKDISLYINSPGGSITAGMAIYDTMQFVRPDVISICIGQAASIAALLLAAGAAKKRFALPNSRVLIHQPWMSGLSGQATDIDIHAKEILRMRNVLNDLFARHTQQPLERIEKDVERDFIMSAEQAKDYGIVDEIIFKHR; this is encoded by the coding sequence ATGAAGCCCGAGCAAGACGATTCCGGCGTTCGTGCGATGCTCATCCCCATGGTGGTCGAGCAGACCAACCGCGGCGAGCGCGCTTACGATATCTATTCCCGGCTGCTGCGTGACAACATCATCTTCATCGGCACGCCCGTTGACGACCACGTCGCCAATCTGGTCACCGCCCAAATGCTTTTCCTCGAAGCGGAAGACCCGGAAAAGGACATCTCGCTCTACATCAACTCACCCGGAGGCTCGATTACGGCCGGCATGGCGATCTACGACACCATGCAATTTGTTCGTCCCGATGTGATTTCGATCTGCATCGGCCAGGCGGCATCCATCGCGGCGCTTTTGCTCGCTGCCGGCGCCGCCAAGAAACGGTTTGCCCTCCCCAATTCTCGCGTTCTCATCCACCAGCCCTGGATGTCAGGCCTCTCCGGACAGGCCACGGACATTGACATCCATGCCAAGGAAATCCTGCGCATGCGTAACGTGCTGAACGACCTTTTCGCTCGCCATACCCAGCAGCCGCTGGAGCGCATTGAAAAAGACGTTGAGCGCGACTTCATTATGTCCGCCGAGCAGGCAAAGGATTATGGCATTGTGGACGAAATCATCTTCAAGCACCGATAG
- the tig gene encoding trigger factor, whose product MDATSCKRQLEIEIPADVVSREAATVAQKFARMARVPGFRPGKAPVSVIRQRYAEDIKSEVLQALIPEYIDQEMQKQKLAPVTRPSVEKLEFEEGKPLRFRAIFEVLPEFELKEYKGLEVKIEPLRLTDEDVNRAIADLRERHATYTVVEGRPLADGDFAVLSLVGIETKPAVSKAAPFRTEDVMCHIGADETLEEFNRQLRGASVGDERRFEVIYPDDYPDERLHGKTIAYHLRVKGIKQKQLPEPNDDFAKDVGEFASLEELEKKIRSDMESARDRREKEMGKDKLLEALVAAHDFPVPEALVERQMDVRLERTARSLIAQGVDPRAVNVDWVSLRRRQQEGALTEVKAGLILDRVADQENLEVSEEELNRELDDLARRSGESTSVLRARLTKQGALDRISSRLRNEKALDRIYESARIRST is encoded by the coding sequence ATGGACGCGACGAGCTGTAAACGACAACTGGAGATTGAAATTCCGGCGGATGTGGTGAGCCGCGAGGCAGCTACCGTGGCGCAAAAGTTTGCCCGCATGGCGCGCGTTCCGGGATTTCGCCCAGGCAAGGCTCCGGTGAGCGTCATCCGGCAGCGTTACGCAGAGGATATCAAAAGTGAAGTCCTTCAAGCGCTCATCCCCGAGTACATTGACCAGGAGATGCAAAAGCAAAAGCTCGCGCCGGTGACCCGCCCGAGCGTAGAAAAGCTTGAATTCGAGGAGGGTAAGCCGTTGCGTTTCCGGGCCATCTTTGAGGTTTTGCCCGAATTCGAGTTGAAGGAATACAAGGGGCTCGAAGTGAAGATCGAGCCGCTCCGCTTGACGGACGAGGACGTGAACCGGGCGATCGCCGACCTGCGCGAGCGCCACGCCACCTATACCGTGGTGGAAGGCCGGCCGCTCGCCGATGGCGATTTTGCCGTCCTCTCGCTCGTCGGCATCGAGACCAAGCCGGCGGTGAGTAAGGCAGCGCCCTTCCGCACCGAGGACGTCATGTGCCATATTGGTGCGGACGAGACGCTGGAGGAATTCAATCGGCAACTGCGCGGGGCGTCGGTGGGCGACGAACGGCGCTTTGAAGTCATCTATCCGGACGATTACCCGGACGAGCGGCTTCACGGCAAGACGATTGCCTACCATCTCCGGGTGAAAGGGATCAAGCAAAAGCAGTTGCCGGAACCCAACGACGACTTCGCCAAGGATGTCGGCGAATTTGCTTCCCTGGAGGAACTCGAGAAGAAGATCCGATCGGACATGGAATCGGCCCGGGATCGCCGCGAAAAGGAGATGGGCAAGGACAAGCTGCTGGAAGCGCTGGTCGCGGCCCATGACTTCCCTGTTCCCGAAGCGCTGGTGGAACGTCAGATGGACGTGCGGCTCGAGCGAACGGCGCGATCCCTGATCGCGCAGGGAGTGGACCCTCGCGCGGTAAACGTGGACTGGGTGAGCCTGAGGCGCCGCCAGCAGGAGGGCGCCTTGACGGAAGTGAAAGCAGGCTTGATTCTGGATCGGGTGGCCGACCAGGAGAATTTGGAGGTATCGGAGGAGGAACTCAACCGGGAGCTGGACGATCTGGCCCGACGTAGCGGAGAGAGCACAAGCGTCCTGCGGGCTCGCTTGACAAAACAAGGGGCGCTCGATAGGATTAGTTCTCGACTCCGCAACGAGAAGGCTCTCGACCGCATTTACGAGAGCGCTCGAATCCGTTCCACATAG